The genomic DNA ATCAGCGATGAGGCTGGTCGTCTGGATCGGTTGCTGAAGAACCTTCTCGATATGACCAAATTGGAGGCGGGTGCCATGCAGCTGCGAAAGGAATGGCATGCGCTGGAGGAAGTGGTCGGTACGGCGTTGGCTCGAGTGAAATCGCGCATCGCTACACATCCGGTGTCGACAACGTTCCCGGACAGTCTCCCTCTGGTGCTCGTGGATGGCGTCTTGATCGAACAAGTGCTGATCAATTTATTGGAAAATGCTGCGAAATATTCTCCTCCGGCCTCCCCCATCGATGTGACGGCCTCGGTGAAGGAAGGGATGATCGTGACGGAAGTCGCGGATCGAGGGCCCGGTATTCCGCGAGGGGAAGAGCGGAGGATCTTCGAAAAGTTTTATCAACTCCATCCCGATCGGGAAGGTGGCGTCGGGCTGGGACTGACGATTTGCCGAGGGATTATCGAATCCCATGGCGGGCGCATTTGGGTGGAAGCCCGCTCCGGCGGCGGATCGAGCTTCTGCTTCACGCTTCCGACAGAGCACAATCAGCCGACGGTCGAACCGGAACAGAACGGGCATGACCGCGCAGTCACCTAGGATCTGTTTGCACATGTCATCGACGCGGAGCCATGACGTGACCGTGCTGCTCATCGAAGATGAGGCGGAGATCAGGCGGTTCCTTCGCTCAACTTTGCCGGCTCATGGCTATCGGCTGTACGAAGCGACCACCGGCGCGGATGGACTGGCGCAGGCCTCCGCTCGCAATCCCGACATTATTCTGCTCGATCTCGGTCTTCCCGATATGAACGGCACCGCAGTGATTGAGAAAATCCGCGCCTGGTCGAACATGCCGATCATCGTGCTTTCCGCACGAGACCAGGAACAGGTCAAGGTGCAAGCCTTCGATCTTGGTGCCGATGACTACGTCACGAAACCGTTTGGCGTGGATGAATTGCTGGCCCGCATGCGCGCGGCTCTTAGGCATGCGACTCGCCCGGTTGGAGACGGGGTGGACGCGAGCTGTACGTTCGGCGATGTGACCGTCGATTTAGGGCGAAGACAAGTGTTTGTCTCGGGGGCGGAGATCCACCTCACGCCGATTGAATACAAGTTGCTGACGACGCTCGTGCGGTATGCCGGGAAGGTGGTGACGCATCGTCAGTTGCTCAAAGAAGTGTGGGGTCCCCTTCATGTAGACGAGGGACACTATTTGCGTGTGTATATGCGTCAATTGAGGAATAAGATCGAAGCCGATCCCGCTCAGCCGCGCCATTTAGTGACGGAATTGGGTGTCGGATATCGTCTCCGAACAGAATGAGAGCTCCAACGGACTTTTACAGATTCTTTACGCCTCCATGTTCGCTTTTAATCCTGTTTTGATGCGACATCACCTAATGTCTATGCCGTGAGAAGGTGGAGCGATGAGTGTCAGATGAAACCTGCTTTGCTGTTGCATAACGATGTCGGCTCAGCCATGGAGACTGCTCCTGCCGGTTTTTTGCGCCGACTCTGGTGGGTACTTCTCCTCTGTACGTTGGTCGTACCGGCGCATGCCGGTGAAATCAGCATCGCACCCGATCCGATTCCGGCAACCGGCACTGACCTCTGGCATTACGGGGCCTACCTTGATGTCGGCTACGTCGTGAATCCAAACTTTCCAGAGAATCACCTCTGGCGGAATCGTGCGACGGCGGCGCGGCACAATGAGTTTGCTCCCAATATGGCCCTGGCCTATGTTCGGAAAGACGCGACTGAATCATCGCGTTGGGGCATGGAACTCGGTGTGCAAGGCGGCTACGACTCCGAACGCTTTGCGTTTTTACAGGGTGAGCGTGAAGTCGGCGGGGCCGATACGCTTCGGCACATCCATCGTGCGAATGTGTCCTATCTGGCTCCGGTCGGGAAGGGGCTCACGATCACCGCCGGGCTTTTTAATAGCCTCATCGGCTACGAATCGCTCTATGCCAAGGACAATGTGAACTACACCCGGTCATGGATTGCCGACAACACGCCCTACATGATGTTCGGCGTCAATGCGAAATATCCGGTCACCGACAAGCTGACGGTCGCGGGGTTTATCGTTAACGGATACTATCACCTGTCGCATCCGAACGACCAACCGAGTTATGGGGGGCAGTGGGCCTACAAAGCGACTCCGCAACTCACCCTGACCCAGACGGTCTACGGGGGGCCGGATCAGACCAACACGGCACTGCAATTCTGGCGCTTCTACGCGAATCACATCGTCGAATGGAAAGGGGAGAACCTGACATTCGCGGCTTCCTATGATATCGGGACCGAAAACATCGCCGATCGTCCCGGAAATCCCAGGGCATTTGTGATGGGAGGCAATGTGGTCGCGCGATGGCATGTGACCGGACCTTGGGCTCTGGCGGTCCGGCCGGAGTTCTATTGGGACCGGAACGGCCGTTGGACCGGTTCGGAGCAATTCGTCAAGGCCGTGACCTCAACGATCGAATATCGAATCCCCTACAAGTGGACCAACACGACGCTGCGGCTTGAACATCGATGGGACGAATCGACCGGGGCGGGCGGGGGATTCTTCAGGCGTGGGGAGATCCAGCCTGGTGTGCTGAGCCTGACGCCGAATCAGCATCTGGTATTGCTGGGCATTCTCTGGACCTTCGACTCTCCGTGACCGGGCACTGAAAATGGCTTCGGGCTTCGTTCTCGCTTCGCTCAAGCCTTCGACGTACTGCCGGGAACGCCTCAGCCTCTCGCTCACTGCGGCCTCGCCCGACAGCCATGTTGAGCGCCCGAGAGACCAAGTTCCGCGGCGGGCTTCGGCTTCAACTGCCTCGCGACGATGCGCAGAAAACATCCGGGCCACAATCGGAATAAGGAGCGGTAGAAGTCTTACTTCATCGCTCTCTGCTTCTCCCTCAAGAGCCGGAGCATTTCGGCGAGTTCTTTGCTGAACCGTTCAAGTGCCACGTCCTTGGCTTCGGCCACTGCGGTCCTGTCCTCAAGCGATGGCGCCGGGCCGACGAGGGTCGTTTCCCCTTCCGCTGTTTGCGTGCCGTACAGATAGCCCGTGCGGACATCCCACAGGGTCCCTTCCATCATGAACAGCGCGTGGCTTTCGGTGCCGTGGGCGAGGTAGGCGCCGATGCCGGTGGCGTACCAGGCGGCGTGCCCGTTGTTGTACCGTTCCACGGCGGAGGCCCCATCGATGATCAGAAGCGCATCGGCGTTGTAGCGGGCGGCGGCCAGGCGAATGTCACGGAGTGTGGTCCCTTGGACCGTGGAGTTGGCGAGGAGGAAACTCTGCTGAAGAATGCCTTCTTCCTGTACCGGCGCGAGCGCCCGTTGCACACGGTCGGCGTCTGTGCTGACCCAGTCCACCCGTTGCAGCGCCGGGCGGCTTGGAAAATCTTCCTGTTTGAAAAAAACAGCCAGGCGATAGGGCGTCGGCAGGTTCGCCTGCAAGGTCATGGTGGATGCGATATCACGATCGGTGACCACCTCGGGATGATCGTGAAACGATTCCTGCAGGAGCTGACGGTTGAGACCGCGGGCTCCGGTGCAGGCGGAGACCGTGACCGACAAGAGAAGAAGGAGAAGAATGCGCAGAGGAACGGTTCTCATAGAACTCCCGTGGTTACGTTGATGCCGAAGGCCTGACCGGATTGATATGCGACAGATCTTCCAGTGCCAGCATTAGGGCATGGGTGCCGGATCGGCCATGGCCGAGCGCTTGTACCTTTTCATATAATTGATGCGCGAGTGTGAGTCCGGGCAAGGTGAGCTGTCGCCGTTGCGCTTCTTCCAACGCAATGCCCATGTCTTTGATGAAATGTTCGACGAAGAACCCCGGGTCAAAATTGCGGGCCAGAATGCGTGGCGCTAAATTGTCCAGTGTCCAGCAGGCTGCCGCGCCGCCGCGGATCGATTCCAGCATGCGATCTAGCTGCAGCCCCGCCTTGTAGCCATACAGGAGACTCTCGCAGACGCCGATCATGGTGCCGGCGATGACGATTTGGTTACAGAGTTTGGCATGCTGCCCCGTGCCGGGGCCGCCCTGATGGAGGATTGTCTTGCCGAGGCATTGCAGCAGCGGCATGATGGCTTGAACGGCGTTGGTCGTCCCTCCGACCATGATGGAGAGGGTAGCGTTGCGCGCGCCGACATCGCCTCCGGAGACCGGCGCATCCACGGTGAAGGCCCCGCGTGATTGAGCCGCCTGGGCGATCTCCTGCGCGAGCGACGGTTCGGTGGTGGTCATGTCGATCAGCACCATGCCCGGACGTGTGCCCGCCAGGATACCCTGCTTGCCGAAGTAGACGTCGCGTACGTCACGGGGGAATCCCACCATCGTCACCACGACCTCTGTCTGCTCAGCCACTGCGCGCGGCGAATCGGCCCAGGTTGCGCCCTTGGCCAGAATCAGCGATGCCTTGCTGCGATTTCTGGTGTAGAGGGTGAGTCGATACTGGTTGGCTTGGAGATGCTGGCACATGGGTGCGCCCATTATGCCGGTACCGATCCAGCCGACGTGTGTCTGTGCGGGAGTCACGAGGCGGGGAGATTGTTCAGGGAGAGGAAGCGCCATGAGTTATTCCACCAGCGGCATAATCCGGTTCGCGATGGCCTGTACGACGCCCTCCTGATCCATGGCGATCTTTCCGCTCTTGAAGCTCAAGGCATACCCTCCATGGCTCGGGGCCTGGACCGTGGCCTCCACTACCACGCGCGCCCCGTCTTCCACGTCAGGGTCTTTCACCATCGGGACGCCGCAGAGTCCCGGGACCGCGACCGGGAGCGTGGCCGTGTCATCTTCCAGGTTGAAGAGATAGCCGCCATAACAGGTCGAGCCGGCGGGGATCTCATAGGGATCGAGCGGCTGGACGTTGCGGGCTGTCCCTCGCAACGTGATCTGCCGCAAGTGGAACAGCGCGGGATCAGTCAGGATTTCCTGCACGGTGACGGCTTCTTGCGCGGCGACCATGTCGGTATGGAGGACCAGGAACGCCGTCAGGCCGAAGAGCAGTTTCGCAATAGAGCGATTCAGGATCTGGGAGCCATCGTGGATCATCGAGCGCATTCTACCATTCTTTGTCTCGATCATCGCCCTCATAGGCTTTCCGCCTGCGAGTCGATATAATCGCCGGCGATCACAGGGAGGCACAGCGATGAGCGACTTGCAGCGCCAGTTAGATACCTACATTAAGGACATTCGCCCGCGCTACGAAGACATGCTCGGGCAGGCAGTGGAAATTCCCTCTATCAGCATGGATCCCCGACATACGCCGGATGTGCGCCGGATGGCGGAACTGGCGGCGCAATATCTGCGGGCCGCCGGGGCGGAGACGCACATCGTCGAGACCCCGGGCTACCCGGTCGTGTCAGGCGGATGGACGGTCGATCCGAGCTACCCGACCGTGACCGTCTACAATCACATGGATGTTCAGCCGGCGCAGGAGCCGGAATGGAAACAGGCCCCCTTTGCGTTTCAAAACGACAACGGTATATACCGGGGACGAGGGGCGACGGACGACAAAGGCCCGGCGTTGGCGGCCTTGTTCGGCGCGCGTTATGCGATCGAGCAGGGGGTGCCCATCAACGTGCGATTCTTGTGGGAACTGGAAGAGGAAAACGGCAGTCCAAGCTTTGCGGCGGCCATCAAGAATCGTGCGGCGATCCCACGTCCGGACTCGGTGGTGATTTCGGATACGATCTGGCTGTCGAAGAATCAGCCTGCGATGCCCTATGGACTGCGGGGGCTGCTGGGCGCGCGCCTCCTCCTGCGTACCGGCTCCAAGGACGCCCATTCGGGCGTGACCGGCGGCGCGGCGCGAAACCCGCTGGCCGAGTTGATGGACATCGTCCATGCCTGCGTGGATGCCAAGACCGGTAAGGTGAAGATTCCGGGCTTCTACGAAGATGTGGTCGAGCCGACAAAGGCAGAGATCAAGAGTTTCCTGCAGTCTGGATTTCAAGTGAGCAAGTTCAAGCAGGCCTATGGATTCAAGACGCTTCGCACCCAGGATCCGGCAGAGGTCATGCGCCGTATTTGGGCCGCGCCGACGTTTGAGGTGCACGGACTCGTCGGCGGCTACCATGGGCCGGGGGTGAAAACGGTGGTCCCTGGCCATGGGGAGCTGAAGGTCAGCATGCGGCTCGTACCGAATCAGACTCCGGAGAAAGCCTTTGCGCTGCTCAAGAAACATGTCGCCAAGTTGAATCCGGAGGTGACGGTCGAGCGCGAGGGGATGTTGCATCCGTTCAGAGGCGTGTTTGACGGGCCATACGTCGATGCGGTGAAACGCGCCGTGAAGGCCGGATTCGGAAAAGAACCGGCCTTTATTCGCGAAGGTGGCTCGATCGGCGCGGTGGTGACGATGCAGAAAGCCTGGAAAGTTCCGATTCTGTTCATGGGCTTGAGCCTGCCTGAGCACGGCTACCATGCGCCGAACGAATATTTCGACTGGGGCCAGGCCTCAGGCGGGATGAAGGCGTTTGTGCATTATTTTGCGGAACTGGCCGCGAAGCGCTAAGCGGTATCCTGAGCTGTAGGAGAACGCCTACCAGTCCGGAGGTAATTTAAAAACATGACAATTGTCATATTGGTTTGAACTGACGATTCGGTATCCTGCCTGGGGTTCTGAATGAACCCATACCCATTCACTTTCAACAGGAGGAGCCGCAGCATTATGACAGTACGTAACATCCGCTTTCGTCAATCTGTGATTCGCACGGTCTTGGGATTGGCCGCAGTCTCGGGCCTGGCCATGCAGCCGGTCGAATCCGCGTTCGCGAAAGTCGTTGAAGTTTCCATGACCGCCGTAGAAACGAAACTCGTCATCGACGGGGAGGGACATACATATGACGCCTGGACTTTTAACGGTCAGTTTCCCGGTCCGGTGATTCGTGTGCAGGAAGGTGACGAGGTTGTCTTTTCACTGACGAATCCCGAGACCAACGGTCGCCCCCATTCCATGGATTTTCACGCGGCGGAGACCAACTTCCTGGAGCACTACAAGGAAGTGCGTCCCGGCGAGTCGCTGCAATATCGTTTCAAGGCCAAATGGCCGGGCATCTTTGCCTATCACTGCGGTGCCTCTCCCATGATTCAGCATATTGCGCGCGGCATGATGGGCGCCATTATCGTCGATCCCAAGGATCCCAAGGCGCTGCCGAAAGCCGATCGCGAGTATGTGCTGGTGCAGAGCGAACTGTTCAAGGATCCCGACGATGTTGACGGGATGTTCGACCGGAAGTATCAGCATGTGGTGTTTAACGGCTCCGTCTTCCGGTACGATCCTGTGCACAGCAAGGCGGGAGGCGACTTCCTGGACGCCAAGCCGGGGGAACGGGTCCGGTTCTATTTTGTGAATGCCGGCCCGAACAACGTGTCGGCGGTCCATCCGATCGCTGAAATCTGGGATGATGTGTGGGAGAGCGGGAATCCCGCCAACCATACGCGCGGCGTGCAGACGCAGCTGATTCCGCCGGCGGGCGCGGCGATCCTCGATATGGTGCTGGACAACAACGACGGGGTTTACCCGATCGTCACCCACTCCTTGACCGACGCCCTTCGCGGTGCCATTGCCCTGTTGAAGGTGGACAAGGATGCGCGGCAGTTGCCGCTCATGCCGTTTGTCACTCCTGCCAAGTAGTGGTGGATTCGCCGGGCGGCCTTGCGGCCGCCCGGCCTGCCGCTTCATTCGACTCTCCCACTTTCGTGAGCCGCTCTCAGTTTCTGCATTCGCTGACCACAGGTTCTGCCCCCACCCGATTTGAGTGGGTGCGCATAGAAGGCGAGCCCGTGCCTGGTTGGGACTCATCTCTGAGAGCGTCGGATGCCAGGCGCTACGTCAGGGAACTCATATCGATCACGAAGCGATAACGCACGTCGCCCCGAACAAGACGGTCGTAGGCGGCATTCACCTGCTGGATGGGAATGACTTCCACATCTGCGCCGAACATGTGTGTGCCGCAAAAGTCGAGCATCTCTTGAGTCTCCTTGATCCCGCCGATCAACGATCCGACCAGTCGCCGTCGGCGCATGATCAGGGGAAAGGCGCCGAGCTGCGCGGGCTTATCCGGAACCCCGACCAGAATCATGGTGCCGTCGGTCTTCAGCAGTTCCAGATAGGCATTCAGATCATGGGGCGCTGAGACGGTATCCAGGATGAAGTCGAACCGTTTGGTGAGTTGGGTCAACGTTTCGGGTTTTGCGGTAGAGTAGTAGGCCTGTGCGCCCAGCCGCTTCGCATCGGCTTGTTTCTTGTCGGAGTGGCTCAGGACGGTGACATGCGCGCCGAGCGCCTTGCCGATTTTGACGGCCATGTGCCCGAGGCCGCCTAACCCGACCACAGCGAGCCGATGGTTCTTGCCCACCCCCCAGTGCCGCAACGGGGAGTAGGTGGTGATGCCGGCGCACAAGAGCGGCGCCGCTTCTTCAGGGCGCAACCGTTTGGGAATCCGCACAATATAACGTTGATCGACGACGACCTTGGTGGAGTATCCGCCGTAGGTGGGTGTGACGCCGTCCCGCTCTTTACCGTTATAGGTGAAGGCGAGGTGGCCTTCGCAATATTGCTCCAGGCCCTTCTTGCATGCCTGGCATGTCCGGCAGGAATCGACGAAGCAGCCGACCCCCACGGTTTGACCGACGGAGAATTGTTTGACGGAGGCCCCGACTTTTTCCACCGTGCCGACGATTTCATGGCCGGGCACCATCGGAAAGAGTGATCCGCCCCATTCATCCCGCGCCTGGTGCACATCCGAATGGCAAATCCCGCAGTACTGGATCTTGATCAATACATCCTGTTTGCCCACTTCGCGGCGTGAAAATCTGAACGGCGTGAGCGGGGATTGAGCGTTGAGTGCAGCATACCCGTGGACGTCGATCATGATGGTCTGCTCCTGAAAAAATGGCGTGTTTGTGCTGTGATGCAGGCGTCGCTAAGGCGCTTGGGCCGGTTGATGTGTGTCGGGTTCGAGGGTGATGCCGAGAGTGGAGGGGTCCTGTTCCCACGCGCCCGGCGCAATCAGTCCGAGCAACGGAAGAAGGAACAATGCGCCCCCGATGACATCGACGATCCCGGTGCTACTGAGTTTCCGGCCCGTCACTCGGGACTGAGTCTGGTATCCCGTTTTGTGCACTTCGACGGTGAGGTCACCTCTTCGGGGGACCTGATACTGCAACGGCGTCGTTCCGGCTGCGGTGCCATTGATGAGGACCTGTGCGCCGGGTGGCTCTGAATTGACCATCAGTGGTTGCGTGCTTCCACCGAAAATTGAGCAGCCGGTCAGGCTGAAATGAGACGCGATCAGGGTTGCGACGATGGCACAACGACTTGCGCTGGCGGTTCTGGCCGTGACGGGCATGGACTCCTCCGTGGACATGATGATCACCATGGTTAGCACAGCGTATGCGGGCTGACAAGGCGGCGGAGGCTGGAGTGCGCGGGGCGGTGGAGTACTTCTGACTCCACCGCCCCGCTCCGTGTGTTGTCAGGCGTGGGGGGCGGCGGCGGTTGCCAGGATCGGTTGGAACATCGGATCGGCGTCCAGCACGGCTTTGAGCAGTTCCGAGTGCAGGAAGTACCGCCACACCTCATCCGACTTGCCGGGTACCTCGTCGAACCACCGCTTGGCTTCGGTCAGGTGCTGAAGCATTTTGGCCTTGTCCCCGTAGTTCGGCAAAAAGATCATGGTGTAGGCCATCGCATATTCGGCCAGAAACTTATCGAGTGGCAGTTCGGCCTGTGCCAGGGCGGCCTCGGCATCGGCATAGGCCCGAGGCGTCTCCGTATCGTGAAGGATCCGGTTCCAGGACACTTTGTTGATGCGGGACCAGGCCAGCTGGAGCAGGGCCTCGGACTTGGGCGTTCTCCGGTGCTCTGGAATATCCTTTACCAGGGATTCGAAGGTCTCGACCATGGGGAGCTGGTCGTTGTTCCATCGGTAGGCGATTCCAAGTCGAAACCGGTTGTCGAGTTGTTCCGGTCTGACCGAAACGAGCGTTTGAAGCGCCGGGATGAGACGATAGAGAAAGTCTGCCGGGGTCGGCTGTGAGAGCCCGCCCATTTCCATCCCGTTCGAGAGATCCAAGCGGGCTCCCTGCGCATAAATGTTCCAATAAAATTCGTCCACCACAATGCCCAGGGCAGGATCCTTTATGGGCACCTGATGGCTATTGCGGGCTTCACGCAGCAACACGCTATACAGGTGGCGGGTCAAGACCGTGAGGGCATCCGGCTGCTTCGGGTCGATGAGCAAGACGCGGTTGAGTAAGGCCACCCGGTCGCGCAGATCGGGAAAGATGGCGGCGCGTGCCGCAGCGGCTGTCAACGTGCCGGGTTGATCGTTCGGTCCCCACCAGGCCAGGGACTCAGGCAGTGCGCGGCTTGTTTCGGTGGCAAACGGAATCTTGTCTGCCATCATGCCCGGGGCTTCCGGCTGCGAGGCGACCGGCAGATTGAATACGGCGGTATCGCCGGGAAATCCATGCTGCTTCAGCCCGGTGAAGACGACCCACTGGGTAGTCACGGATTTCAATGCCAGTCTCGGGCGCTTGATCGTGTTCGTCCACTTGACGTTGCCGGGGGCATACGTGACCGGCGAGGTCAGGGGATCCTGATACTGCACAGACAGTTGGACCAGCGTCGTTGGAACTCCGAGCACCTTTCCTGCGCGTCCCAGGCGGAACGAACCGGACGGAATGGTGCGGCTGCCGACGACGGTCACGTGAAGGCCGCTCCCGGGGGGTGAGGTGCCCAGCACGTCGGCCACGAAGGTCGAGGCCGGCGCCCTCGGGAGATCGTCACCGAAAAACATCAGCGGGCCGGTGCTCGGCCAAATGATATCCATGGCAATGTCCGACCGCTTGAGCATGGGCGCATAGGCATCGGTCAGGGTTTGCCAGCAGGAATCGTAGGACGTGTCATTGGCCGGCGCGAATTGTTTCACCTTCGCCGGAGAGGCAACGACGTATCGGTATTGGCAGGCAAAGTCCAATTGTCCGGCGGTGACGCGATCGCCGTGCGCAAGGGCTTCGGCATATCGGACGGCGGTTTGGACCGCCGGTGGTTGCTTAGCGGAGGCGGTTGGGCGATGTCCCTTCCCGCCGGTAGCCGGTGCCGACTCGGCTGTCCCGGCCCAGAGACCGAGCGAGAGCGCGAGGGTCACGATGGCAATGGTCTGTCGTCGATGGAACAGGTTCCCGCGAATCATGCGAACGACCTCCGGTGGCAGTAAAAGAATGTCACTGTACCACGGGGCTCTTTTCAGGTGAAAGGGGCGTGCTGGGGCGATGCAAGATTACGGACCCGGTGGAGGGGGAGCGAGTGGCCGGGCAAAGCGGACCAAGGAGCGGATGTATTGGAGGACGGCCTGCTGATCCTCGGCGGGCAGCACGTTCTGCCAGGCCGGCATGGCCGTGCGGGGTTTTCCTTGGGCGATCGTGCGGAGCAACTCTTGATCCGTTTTGGCAGAGGTCGCCGCCGAGATGAGATTGCCCGGTCGAGGGGAGAGAAACGGGGCCTTGACCCCGTCGCCCTTGCCGGTTGTGCCATGGCACTCCATGCAATGCTCACGATAGATGGCTTGCCCGTGGTCGAAATTTTCTGAAGGTTGCGCGAGCAGGACGCCGGTTCCACCGCAGGTCAATAGAAGGGCGAGCAGGAGGCGGTCTGACATCGAAGGCAAATATCGTTGCGTCGGGCACAGCCGCTGATCACTCAACGACTCGTCTCTCGCCCCCTCTGCCGGTTGTTCCCCGGCCGGCGTGATCATCGGGCCAGTCACGATCGGGTTACGCCGTTGCCGCAGCCTTCAAAATCTGTCGGCGGAGGTTCGCACGATCGTTCTTGGAGAGTGCCGGGGAAGGACGGTTGCGGCAGAGCTGCACGGTTTGGCGCAAGGAGTCGAGAAACACTTCGCAATTCGGACAATCGCCGAGGTGGGCGCGAATTTCCTGACAGACGTCACCGGAAAGCTCGTCATCCAGATAGGCAGACAGCCGTTCGAGCACTTTGACGCAATTTCGTTTTCCGTGACCCTGGTGGAGGGTGGGCTTACGGGTGCCTGGATATGTGCGTACGCGATCAGCCATGGCGGTGCTTCTTCTTAGACTATACCAAACTATCGGTGCCCGGTGGTAATGTCCGGGTGAAATTCTGTCGCCAATCCTTTGCCGCTGAGTTCCTTGCGGACAAAGAGGCGGGCTCGATGCAGCCTCGATTTGATGGCCCGTTCGTTGAGCCCCAGAATACTCCCCACTTCTTTGGCGCTCAATCCTTCCATGTCGCGGAGCACCAGCACCATCCGGTATTTGCGCGGCAACTGTGCGATGGCGCGATCGAGTATCTGACGCAGTTCTTTGTTTTCAAGCGCCTCTTGAGGGCTGAGGCCCTCCATCGGGATCTGCAGGGCAAACTCGCCCTCCGATGTCGGCACGAATTCGGTCAGGGATAACTCGCGCTCCGGCTCGCCTTTGCGTTTGCGCCGCATACGCTGGCAGGCATGGGAGGCGATGGCGTAGAGCCAGGTCGAGACCTGTGCGTCGCCACGAAATCGGTCGTAGGCGCGATAGGCATTCAGAAACGTTTCCTGGACCAGATCTTTGGCCGCCTCGGCTTCACCGCACAGGCGATAGGCAAAGCGGTACATCACGTCGACGTGATCACGATACAGCTGATCGAATGGAGCGGAGGTGGAGGGGGAGACGCCGCGCCCGTCGGGGATTTCCGGCCGACTGTTCTTCCGTGATGCCATACGCGTCAGGGAGTCTACGGGGGGC from Nitrospira sp. ND1 includes the following:
- a CDS encoding NAD(P)-dependent oxidoreductase, with product MALPLPEQSPRLVTPAQTHVGWIGTGIMGAPMCQHLQANQYRLTLYTRNRSKASLILAKGATWADSPRAVAEQTEVVVTMVGFPRDVRDVYFGKQGILAGTRPGMVLIDMTTTEPSLAQEIAQAAQSRGAFTVDAPVSGGDVGARNATLSIMVGGTTNAVQAIMPLLQCLGKTILHQGGPGTGQHAKLCNQIVIAGTMIGVCESLLYGYKAGLQLDRMLESIRGGAAACWTLDNLAPRILARNFDPGFFVEHFIKDMGIALEEAQRRQLTLPGLTLAHQLYEKVQALGHGRSGTHALMLALEDLSHINPVRPSAST
- a CDS encoding multicopper oxidase domain-containing protein translates to MTVRNIRFRQSVIRTVLGLAAVSGLAMQPVESAFAKVVEVSMTAVETKLVIDGEGHTYDAWTFNGQFPGPVIRVQEGDEVVFSLTNPETNGRPHSMDFHAAETNFLEHYKEVRPGESLQYRFKAKWPGIFAYHCGASPMIQHIARGMMGAIIVDPKDPKALPKADREYVLVQSELFKDPDDVDGMFDRKYQHVVFNGSVFRYDPVHSKAGGDFLDAKPGERVRFYFVNAGPNNVSAVHPIAEIWDDVWESGNPANHTRGVQTQLIPPAGAAILDMVLDNNDGVYPIVTHSLTDALRGAIALLKVDKDARQLPLMPFVTPAK
- a CDS encoding outer membrane beta-barrel protein; translated protein: MKPALLLHNDVGSAMETAPAGFLRRLWWVLLLCTLVVPAHAGEISIAPDPIPATGTDLWHYGAYLDVGYVVNPNFPENHLWRNRATAARHNEFAPNMALAYVRKDATESSRWGMELGVQGGYDSERFAFLQGEREVGGADTLRHIHRANVSYLAPVGKGLTITAGLFNSLIGYESLYAKDNVNYTRSWIADNTPYMMFGVNAKYPVTDKLTVAGFIVNGYYHLSHPNDQPSYGGQWAYKATPQLTLTQTVYGGPDQTNTALQFWRFYANHIVEWKGENLTFAASYDIGTENIADRPGNPRAFVMGGNVVARWHVTGPWALAVRPEFYWDRNGRWTGSEQFVKAVTSTIEYRIPYKWTNTTLRLEHRWDESTGAGGGFFRRGEIQPGVLSLTPNQHLVLLGILWTFDSP
- a CDS encoding cytochrome c; translation: MTGPMITPAGEQPAEGARDESLSDQRLCPTQRYLPSMSDRLLLALLLTCGGTGVLLAQPSENFDHGQAIYREHCMECHGTTGKGDGVKAPFLSPRPGNLISAATSAKTDQELLRTIAQGKPRTAMPAWQNVLPAEDQQAVLQYIRSLVRFARPLAPPPPGP
- a CDS encoding response regulator; protein product: MSSTRSHDVTVLLIEDEAEIRRFLRSTLPAHGYRLYEATTGADGLAQASARNPDIILLDLGLPDMNGTAVIEKIRAWSNMPIIVLSARDQEQVKVQAFDLGADDYVTKPFGVDELLARMRAALRHATRPVGDGVDASCTFGDVTVDLGRRQVFVSGAEIHLTPIEYKLLTTLVRYAGKVVTHRQLLKEVWGPLHVDEGHYLRVYMRQLRNKIEADPAQPRHLVTELGVGYRLRTE
- a CDS encoding M20/M25/M40 family metallo-hydrolase, whose protein sequence is MSDLQRQLDTYIKDIRPRYEDMLGQAVEIPSISMDPRHTPDVRRMAELAAQYLRAAGAETHIVETPGYPVVSGGWTVDPSYPTVTVYNHMDVQPAQEPEWKQAPFAFQNDNGIYRGRGATDDKGPALAALFGARYAIEQGVPINVRFLWELEEENGSPSFAAAIKNRAAIPRPDSVVISDTIWLSKNQPAMPYGLRGLLGARLLLRTGSKDAHSGVTGGAARNPLAELMDIVHACVDAKTGKVKIPGFYEDVVEPTKAEIKSFLQSGFQVSKFKQAYGFKTLRTQDPAEVMRRIWAAPTFEVHGLVGGYHGPGVKTVVPGHGELKVSMRLVPNQTPEKAFALLKKHVAKLNPEVTVEREGMLHPFRGVFDGPYVDAVKRAVKAGFGKEPAFIREGGSIGAVVTMQKAWKVPILFMGLSLPEHGYHAPNEYFDWGQASGGMKAFVHYFAELAAKR
- a CDS encoding PEGA domain-containing protein: MSTEESMPVTARTASASRCAIVATLIASHFSLTGCSIFGGSTQPLMVNSEPPGAQVLINGTAAGTTPLQYQVPRRGDLTVEVHKTGYQTQSRVTGRKLSSTGIVDVIGGALFLLPLLGLIAPGAWEQDPSTLGITLEPDTHQPAQAP
- a CDS encoding anti-sigma factor, whose amino-acid sequence is MADRVRTYPGTRKPTLHQGHGKRNCVKVLERLSAYLDDELSGDVCQEIRAHLGDCPNCEVFLDSLRQTVQLCRNRPSPALSKNDRANLRRQILKAAATA
- a CDS encoding RNA polymerase sigma factor — encoded protein: MASRKNSRPEIPDGRGVSPSTSAPFDQLYRDHVDVMYRFAYRLCGEAEAAKDLVQETFLNAYRAYDRFRGDAQVSTWLYAIASHACQRMRRKRKGEPERELSLTEFVPTSEGEFALQIPMEGLSPQEALENKELRQILDRAIAQLPRKYRMVLVLRDMEGLSAKEVGSILGLNERAIKSRLHRARLFVRKELSGKGLATEFHPDITTGHR
- a CDS encoding NAD(P)-dependent alcohol dehydrogenase; this translates as MIDVHGYAALNAQSPLTPFRFSRREVGKQDVLIKIQYCGICHSDVHQARDEWGGSLFPMVPGHEIVGTVEKVGASVKQFSVGQTVGVGCFVDSCRTCQACKKGLEQYCEGHLAFTYNGKERDGVTPTYGGYSTKVVVDQRYIVRIPKRLRPEEAAPLLCAGITTYSPLRHWGVGKNHRLAVVGLGGLGHMAVKIGKALGAHVTVLSHSDKKQADAKRLGAQAYYSTAKPETLTQLTKRFDFILDTVSAPHDLNAYLELLKTDGTMILVGVPDKPAQLGAFPLIMRRRRLVGSLIGGIKETQEMLDFCGTHMFGADVEVIPIQQVNAAYDRLVRGDVRYRFVIDMSSLT